TTCCCGCGCGATCGAGACACCCATCGGCGTGCGGTACGCGGTGGGCGTGGCACACACCGGCGGCCCGCTGAAGTCGGGATACGGCCGCAAGTCCGGCTACTTCCGCGCCGCCTCGCGCATCCTCAACACCTGACGCCGGCGGTGGCGATGGGTGCCCTGTCGCGGCTCCGCACGTCTCTGGGCAGGTGGATGGAACCCGCCCCGCGCCATCGCATCGTCGTGGGGCGGGACGGGTTCGCGTTGTACGAGGATGCGCGTCTCGTGGGGAACGTCGCCTGGGCCGACGTGGGCGCTATCGTGGCGTACAAGAGCGACGACATCACCACGGACACCGTCTGGCTGGAGTTTCACCTGGCGGGCACTGGCCAGCACTTCGCGATCGATGAGGACGCCGAGGGCTTCTGGCGGGTGGCGGAGATGGTAAGGCAGGTTTTCCCGGATTCGCTGCAGGAGTGGCGCGGGAGGGTGCTCCTTCCCGCCTTCGCCGCCCACCCGACGCAGGTGTACAGGCGTCCGGATCCGCAGCGCTGAAAGCAAAGCGCCCCCGCCATCACGGCAGGGGCGCTTCGTCTTGTCGGAACGTCCGTCGCCGGCTAGAAGCTGATGCCCCAGCGGACGAAGGTGAGGCGCGCGTACCAGGTGGGGTCGCGCACGTTGTCGTCCTTGTATCCGCCGGCGAAGCTCACCGACGACTCGGTGCTCAGCCCCAGCCGCACCACGGGGCCGAACGAGGTGGACTGGTAGTCGCCCTCGTCGCCGGTCTGCTGCTGCCACACCGCCTCGGCGCCCAGGCCCAGCCGCCCGAGCGGCACCAGTGCCTGCGCCTGCGTATAGAGGAAATGCTCGCCCCAGTTGTACGTGGCCAGGCCGAACAGTTCCGGCCGCGTGGACCACGTCTGCGCCTGGAGGGTGGTCGTGAGGCCGGAGCCGCCGCCCTCGACCTCCACCACGGGGACGTCGTCGCCCTCGTTGCCCTCGTCCTGGCCCGAGACCAGGTTGTAGCCCACGCGGGCTTCGACGGACCCGCCCAAGCCGTACCACCCCAGCCCCACCTGCGGCTGAAACCCGATCAGGTTCACCGAACTGTCCTGGTCGGGGCTGGCGGGAACCGTGTACTGGAGATAGTAGCCCTGCACCACGCCGACGGGCTTCAGGCCGAAGCCGGCCCCGCGCACCGACACCCCCAGCAGGCCGATTCCCGTCTCGTTGCCGTCTACCGAGCCCGTGGCGAACACCGTAGCCTCCTGCGCCGCCGCGGGGGCGGCCAGGGCCGCGGCCAGCAGGGCGGCACCGCCAAGCGAAAGCGCGTTGCGCATCACCATTCCCATCCTCATCCTCGCTTCTCAGTCGCGTCCGCGGGATGGCGCTCCCGCTGGCATCCTGCCCGATACGGGTCGCCCCGTGGAAATTCCATGCCGAACGTCCGCAGCGTGCAATCTGCTACGGTGTCACCGTAGCGAGCGGCGGCCGGAGGGGCACCGGGCAGGGCTCTCCGGGCTCCTTTCCGGGCCTGTTCGCGCGGACTATCTTGGCGCACCCCATCGGCAAAGCACTCGCACGCGCGGCGGCACGTGGACCCCAATCGCATCCTGATCATCGACTACGGCTCGCAGTTCACGCAGCTGATCGCGCGGCGCATCCGCGAGCAGCGCGTGTACTGCGAAATCCAGCCGCCCACCCGCTCGCTGGAGTGGGTGCGCGAGTGGGCGCCCACGGGGATCATCCTGTCGGGCGGGCCGTCGTCCGTCTACGGCGAAGACGTGCCCACGGCCGAGCCGGAGCTGCTGCGGATGGGCATCCCCGTCCTCGGCGTGTGCTACGGGATGCAGCTGATCACCTTTCTGGAGGGCGGGGTGGTGGAGCGCGGCCGGCGCGAGTACGGCCGCGCGCACGTGACCATCGACGAGCCCGCGGGGATCTTCGCCGGCTTCGAGCCGGGCGAGCGCACGCAGGTGTGGATGAGCCACGGCGACCACGTGGTGCAGCCGCCCCCGGGCTACCATCGCCTGGCCAGCTCCGACGACGTGCCCTGGTCGGCGTTCGCGGCCGACGACCGGCCCGTCTACGGCGTTCAGTTCCACGTGGAGGTGGCGCACACCGTCCGCGGCGCCGACATCATCGGCAACTTCGTCTTTCGCGTCTGCGGGTGCGAGCCCACGTGGACGGCGGGTTCGTACATCGAGAACGAGATCGAGAAGATCCGCGCCCGCGTGGGTGCCGACAACGTGATCTGCGGCCTGTCGGGCGGGGTGGACTCGTCCGTGGCCGCGTCGCTGGTGCACCGCGCCATCGGCGACCAGTTGACCTGCATCTTCGTGGACACGGGGCTGCTGCGGCAGGGGGAGCGCGAGATGGTGGAGCGCACCTTCCGCGCGCACATGGGCATTCGCCTGGAGGTGGTGGATGCGTCGGCGCTCTTCCTGGAGCGGCTCCAGGGCGTCGAAGATCCCGAGACGAAGCGCAAGATCATCGGCAACACCTTCATCGACGTGTTCGAGGAGGCGTCGGACCGGCTGGGCGGCGACGCCAAGTACCTGGTGCAGGGGACGCTGTACCCGGACGTGATCGAGTCGCTTTCCGTCAAAGGCCCGTCGGCCACCATCAAGACGCACCACAACGTGGGCGGGTTGAAGGAGGAGATGCGGTTCGCGCTGATCGAGCCGCTGCGCGAACTGTTCAAGGACGAGGTGCGGCAGGTGGGGCGCGAGCTGGGGCTGCCGGAGGAGATGGTGGGGCGGCACCCGTTCCCTGGGCCGGGGCTGGCCATCCGCGTGCTGGGCGCGGTGGATGCGCGCGAGCTGGCCATCCTGCGCCAGGCCGACGTCATCTACCTGGAAGAGATCCGCGCGGCCGGCCTGTACGACGACATCTGGCAGGCCTTTGCGGTCCTGCTCCCGGTGCGCTCGGTGGGGGTGATGGGCGACGAGCGGACGTACGAGAACGTCTGCGCCCTGCGCGCCGTCACCAGCCGCGACGGCATGACGGCCGACTGGTACCCATTCCCGCACGACGTTCTCGCGAGGATTTCTACGCGGATCATCAACGAGGTTACCGGCATCAACCGCGTGTGCTACGACATCTCGTCGAAACCCCCGGCGACGATCGAGTGGGAGTAGGGAGTGCGAAAGTGCGAAAGTGCGAAAGTGCACCGCGACTTCATGCCTCGGCGCGCCGCGTCGTCATCCTGAAGGAGTAACCCGCCCCACCGGCCCGGTCGCCGTAGCCAGGCGCGACTGAAGGATCTAGCCCTGAACCACGAACTCGCCTGGGCGCGGCAGCGAGACGGAAGCCCGGACCTCGGACCGGCCGGAGCCCTGAACGAGCCGTGAAACCGAGGAATGGGGCGGCCTCGGCCCTGCACGGGCGAATGAATTCGCTGCAACAACCACACGAAGTCCACCTTCGTGGACTGGCTTGCGGTGGGGAATTCCGACGCATCCCCGCGCGCCCCGACCCCGCCGAGAAAGCGGCCGAAGGGCGATCGAATTCTCCCTTTCCCCTGCGCAGCGGGGGAGAGGGCCGGGGAGACGAGGCTGCCGAGGCATGCGCCGGCAGCCAGCCCATCCGGCACCACCTGGGTACGCTCGCAATCAAACCGGCCGAAGGGCGATCGAATTCTCCCTTTCCCCTGCGCAGCGGGGGAGAGGGCCGGGGAGAGGGGGCTGCCGAGGCATGCGCCGGCAGCCAGCCCATCCGGAACGCACTCCCGCACTCTCGCACCTTCGCACTCTCGCACTCCCCGTCTCCCATGACTCTCGCCCGACTCCTCCCCGTCCTCGCCGCGCTTACGCTCGCGACGCTCGCCCAGCCCGCCTCCGCGCAGACCGCCGGCGAGCGGCTGAACCAGCTGTTCGCCGACGACTGGGAGTTCCGCCTGCGCGAGAACCCCACCTTTGCCACCAGCCTGGGCGACACGCGCTTCAACGACCGCCTGGACCCCGTCTCCCTGGCTGACGTGCAGCGGCAGACGGAGGAGACCCGCGGGTTCCTCGCGCGCCTGCGCGCCATCCCGCGCGACTCGCTGGACCCCGGCGCGCGCATCGACTACGACATCTTCGCCCGCCAGAAGGAAGAAAGCATCCAGGAGGTGGAGCTGGGGCTTCACCTGATCCCCATCACCAACCGCGAGGGGTTC
This is a stretch of genomic DNA from Longimicrobium sp.. It encodes these proteins:
- the guaA gene encoding glutamine-hydrolyzing GMP synthase — translated: MDPNRILIIDYGSQFTQLIARRIREQRVYCEIQPPTRSLEWVREWAPTGIILSGGPSSVYGEDVPTAEPELLRMGIPVLGVCYGMQLITFLEGGVVERGRREYGRAHVTIDEPAGIFAGFEPGERTQVWMSHGDHVVQPPPGYHRLASSDDVPWSAFAADDRPVYGVQFHVEVAHTVRGADIIGNFVFRVCGCEPTWTAGSYIENEIEKIRARVGADNVICGLSGGVDSSVAASLVHRAIGDQLTCIFVDTGLLRQGEREMVERTFRAHMGIRLEVVDASALFLERLQGVEDPETKRKIIGNTFIDVFEEASDRLGGDAKYLVQGTLYPDVIESLSVKGPSATIKTHHNVGGLKEEMRFALIEPLRELFKDEVRQVGRELGLPEEMVGRHPFPGPGLAIRVLGAVDARELAILRQADVIYLEEIRAAGLYDDIWQAFAVLLPVRSVGVMGDERTYENVCALRAVTSRDGMTADWYPFPHDVLARISTRIINEVTGINRVCYDISSKPPATIEWE
- a CDS encoding DUF885 domain-containing protein; translation: MTLARLLPVLAALTLATLAQPASAQTAGERLNQLFADDWEFRLRENPTFATSLGDTRFNDRLDPVSLADVQRQTEETRGFLARLRAIPRDSLDPGARIDYDIFARQKEESIQEVELGLHLIPITNREGFHTWFPQLGENVPLATVRDYENYIARLRAFRPWVADHVNLMREGIRRGMVLPSVSLQGIEETIQPHIVDDPAKSLLWKPFADFPAGVPQADRERLAAAGRAAIQEG